The nucleotide sequence TTACATCCAGTTCTAGTGGCCAGGTTTGGAGGATATACATCTTTCTTACGCTATCTCGCCCCTTAAGCCACCATCCTTCGGTGATCCCATGGGACTGCCGGAACACCCCAACCTGATCAAACCCCATTGTTTGATTGTTGCTTGGGCTCCTCCTCCTGATGACCTAAAGACAAGGCCTTTGGCTGTTCGGGTCCAGAGGAACCGAGGCAGACACCTCCTAAGGAGCACAAGGAGCCATGGAGCCAGCCTGGTCGACCCTGTTCCATGGTCTACCGTGGTCCGCTAAAGAGAGAAAATCAGAGGATTGTGTCCGAGCTGCTCCTTAACCTGGCCGGGCTGTTGTAGATAcaaagaaacatcactatcaGGGGACTGCTGAATGGTCGGAGTGGCCTTTCCTCTAAGAAGTaaaatgctctttttttattttttattttttttatttttttattttttatttttttggattcTGCTTAGAAATTCGTGCTTAGGAGAGACTTGagtacaggcaggcatggccGACCTCTAAAAAGTCGGAGAAAGTAGCCTGTATTTGCTCCCCACTGTGATTATTCGAGTCCTAAAATCTTGAGCATTTGGTTTGAAACCTCCAAGAAActcttgggggggaggggtttcAGTTCACTTGCtttaaaaggtttttcttttcttttcttttcttttcttttcttttcttttcttttcttttcttttctttttgttttcagattGTGGGAATTTAGAAATGGATTTAGTATTAAGCATtgagtattttaaaagtatttgtctTCCCCTCCTGCTTCTTCATCACCTCTACCAccaccttctccttcctttttcctcctactccttccctccttcttccctctctccgttcctccctctctccccctgcccccctccctccctctttcaaaAAGATTGGGAAACATTAAGCCACCAAAGCATGTTTTCTAACTAAATGTTGCTACCGTCACCGTGTTAACTTGCTTCCTCCACAGAGTGACACACACGTTCTGTCTTCTGCTCACTGCTTAACTGAAGTTTCATCAAATTTTAAATCGCAGGGTTTAAACTCTAACAGCACTTGCTCTTCTTGCAGATGGGGACATTACTTTCCCCAGTAGCCATCTAAAAATCCCCAAAATAAAATTCCCTTTTATTTTGGTGAAGGTCGCTGACTAAGACAACAACATTTAGTAGTTTGGCTAAGACCCAGGTCCCACTTACAAACTTAATATAATCTTGTAGATTAAAATAGGAAACAGAgcccattatttatttatttacctttggtCATGCTGAGAGAAGCCTAATGGAAATTAAATTGCCTGATAGGATTTAAGTAATTGGTAGTCATAACTTTCCCTGCATTCCAGGCTGTAAATTAAAACCAATTCTGTTTAGAAGCTTTACCAATACATCTTCGATGCAGCCATATGGGATCGTTTTTAGTTTGACAGAGAGCTGAAAAGATTGATTCTGTCTTTTACAGCTCTCAATCCTAACTCTTGCCAAATTCCCAAAGCCTGTTTCCCAAAGTTTGTGTTTGTTGGGAGTGTCAGGTGAACCGCTgcgggtgggggttgggggggggcgcTGTGGATGCTGTGTGTGAATTGTTCTTCACTCAGGCAAGCATCTCTCTTCACCTTCTCACTGGCCTTTCCTGATACGTTCATTCTGCACTTGCTGAGGCAAAACTGAGAAAGTGCCCTGACTCATTGTACCCAAGACCTTAAATCAGGGCAGACTGAAACGCAGTTCCAGCCAGGCAGCTGCCAAGCAGAGGCTGGCATTGTGGCTTCTGAAGACTGGCTCTGAATCGCGCCTCTGTGTCCTGGCTTCCCCGGCACTTTGCATTTTGCCTGGCTTTCATCCTACATAATAAAAGCGGTTGTTATTTTTCTGACTGGCCTCCAGACTCTCATTAGCTTTCACTCTGAGTACCCAGTGCACATAAGAAATTAGAGCCAAAGGGAGGTTCTCTCTGGCAGAGCCAAGAGTCCTGGTGAGTCTCCCATGCGGGCAGTTATGTGTTCCTAGGCCCCGGAGTGTCAGGTAGCTTTGCTGGTAGTGGAGGAAACTTACCTGCAGAATATAGCAACCAGGTGGTAAAGAGATGGCTAGAGGATGGGGTGAGGTCCAACATTTGCAGAGACAAGACTTGCTTAGAAAGTCAGCTTCACTTGTTTTGGAAGCTTCAATCCCTGGGTCCTTTGGATTCCCCATTTTCCTGCTCTTTTGTGTGACTTACCATCTATACAGCATCCACAGAAGGGGCACTTCTCCTGGGTTGTCTGTGAGGTTGCTAGAGCCTGATTTCTCTGGGGAGCTAATGTGTTGAGGCTCTGCTGGGCTGAGGAGTGGTTGGGGAGCATCAACACAGACACCCCAACATCCCCAGCTTCTGCAGGCAGATCACCatagctctgccagtgcctgttgATGCCCACGCTGCCCAGTAgtacaggcagaagcacagagcgtGCTATTTCACTTAACCTTCACAACAAACTCTAacagcattggctgttcttgcagatggGAACATTTAAGCCCATTGTCCTGCCTAATGATGTTAATGTGTCGAGGATTCAAGAGTCTACTTGGTGCCTTGGACAATAGAGACCCTGAGTTGAAAACCTCCACACTGCACACCCTGGACATCAGCGTAGGGGACTCCTCATCCTCCACAACAATCGTCCCATAGGTTGTGATATTCAGAGGCCTTTACTGCCTCGGACTAGTTAGGTGCTATGGAATTTTGCACTATTGCCTACATTAAAGAttccgggttttttttttttttttttttgtctgattgtttttgtttttgttcttttggttttgtttttatttgttttgttttgtttttatttttatttttatttttatttttttgttttaaacagggcagactcctctctctgtctctgtctctgtctctgtctctgtctctgtctctctctgtgtgtgtcctgtgtgtgtgtcttaatagAGATGGCACAGGCCCCAGGGAGCCCGGCAGCCTGGGCCTCTGGTCTTCCGCACACTGGTAGACGAGCGTTTGCATGATGGGGCGATGCTTGCTGAGATTCTGCCAGACATCGAGTGGCTTCCTGGAGAAGGACTGTTATCACATGCGCTTGCTTCTGAGTGAGTGCACATGCTTAAGTGAGTTTCTTTCTTAGACCACTGCAAAGTTATGTTAGCCAGCAGGCTTGGGGGCCTTTGGCCACTCCACTTTATATCCTGCCGTTTTTGATACTAGGCTTCCCAGCAAGAAGCCAAAGTCCTAATGCCCAGAAAGAGTTTAGGCTTTTACAAATGCCACCCCAAgctcccccatctctccccccCACCTACTCCTAGGCTGATACCAACTTAGTAGTGACACCATTGTTCTAAGCATTTCCTGACTCCTGTTTGGAAATTGTTCTCCAAATTTGCCAAGGTGAGTTTCTTGGGTGTTTCATTGGTGAAACAGATGTGTATATAAAGCAATGTGTTGGTGGACCCAACGCAGACAATGCTCACATGGCTGTcaagtgggaagagagagagagggggggggagggagagagagagagagagagagagagagagagagagagagagagagagagagagaaatttgacaGGTTGGGAAGCATGTCTGTGAGATGGGACAGGAGAATGACTATTTTTGGATGAGGTTTGTTTGAGATACTGTTTCATTCTATAGAAAATCTGGTCTCAAACTTATGGCTGTCATTCTGCCCTGTTTTCCCCAGTGCTAGGACCGTGGTGTAAATCACTGTGCCAAGCTTGAAATAGAAGATTTTAGACTGGTGTGGCATGCTACAGAGCACATATGGAGATCAGAGTGCAACCTTGGGTGTTAGTCCTTATTTTCTACTTGGTTTGAAaacaggtttgtttttgtttttgttgtttttttttttaaaccaccatGTATACCAGAGAGTCTCCTGTTCCTGCCCCCATCCCCCAATCTTGCCGCAGGAGCACTGGGAATACAGACGAGTGCTAACACACCTTCAGGTCCTCATAGTTGTGCAACAAGATGTCACCCACTAAGCCATCATCCAAGGCCTGGAATAATATTTTTGATAGACTACTCCAGTCTGGCCTCAGGCCCAGGCTTTAACTGCTCTCCATTCTGAAGTACCCTCTCTGATTCTCTGGATACTTGTGCTTTGTCAGAATTTGGGCACAGCTTGCTGTGACAGAGCAACCCTCTGCTTCACTGCCCGACGATGAGGCTCCCTTCACTTTAGCACTGAGGTCAAACCATGCCCTCCATTCTCATAACCAGGtctggggagctggagaggggaGCTTACATTGCGAGGGATACCGTGCTAGGGACTGGGATACCGTGCTAGGGACTGTGCCTCTGACTTTGTTGGACCTTGTGGTGTCTCCTGTGACACTGGTCTGTCCTCCTCCTACATGCCCAGAGACAAACCTAGGCTGACCCAAAATTAAACTGCGTTGTGTGGTGGTCCTGTCCATACTGTGCTCTGGTATTAGCCAGGAGCCTGCAAAGCTGTCATTTCTCCTGTGAGCTAAGCCTGGGAGCTTCAGTGGGGAGGTGGTCTCCTGACTACTCATTCAAAAATGGGTTAATTTGAAAAGTTGTCAATGTTAATCTGTTTGTGTCAAGATGGGGACTAAACCTCAGGCCCTGTTCTAGACTGCTCTCGATGAGATTCTCTGGCTCTGGAATCTGCAGGTGTAACACATGGTTGTGGCAGTGACAGTCACCATTTAGAGGAGAAGAGTCAGCTGCCCCCTGCTACACACTTACTTTCGACTCCTAAGCAAAAGAGAACAGCTCTGTGGCTGGCTAGGGGCACAGCCAGGGCCCAGCTTTCGACCTGGTCTCCAGGGCCTCTTCTCTGGGCTTCATCGGGGGACtggctcccttctctctgctttgcAGCACTGTGAGATTGTGCAGTTCTGCCTTCTCCCCCACCACATGGGCACTCACTCCTTCTTTTTCAGTTCTGCCCCGCACCTCGTGCAAGAGCATTCCCAATTAAATTACTAATGCAGTCACATTAGAGAAATGATTGTGGAACTGATCCAAGGCCTTTTTGGACATCACTCAGACTCTCTTGTTTAATTTAAAAGTATCTTGAGGAAGTTTTATTATAGAGATGTGAAGCTGTAAACACGAGACAACATCGGGGAAGCACAGATGCAGACAATGGGTGACAGGAATGAATGACACGTACTGTCGTATGACCATATCTCCCCACTCACTGCTTGTCTTAGTACCTACTCTTCCCAGGATGTTCCGGGAAGGCCTCTGAGAAGCCTGACTGGCTGTTCGTTATGTGCTGTGggagcacatgcacacaggagCACATAAGCACATGAACAAAGACTGACTGACACTGCCTTCCCACGCTCACTTCCTGCCCCTGTGCCTTGGAAAGGGGTCTCAGAGCTAAGGTCAAAGGACAGCATTTCCGCCAAATTCTGTGTAGTCCCAAGTACACAGCGCAGCACAGGAGCACAACCTCAAGCAAGGCCATTTAAAGCAATTTTACCAGAATAGGTTTATACAATTTCCTTATGGTTATTGCTtttctagacaaaaaaaaaaaaaaaaaaatccagcccaAGGAGGCTAGGAAAATGTCTCAGAAAGTGTGATGTTCTTGTTGTacaagcatggagacctgagCTTCGATTCTCAGTGAAAGTCAGTCATGGTGGTataacctgtaaccccagcagtggggtagggcagagacaggcagagcctgGAATCACTGACCAGTGTAGCCAAAACAGTGAGTGCCCAGTTCATTGagtgtctgtctcaaaaaaaaataaggttaagAGCAATACATGAAAGAAACTCAGTTGAactctggcttccatatgcacagtcatacacacccactaccaccaccactacccccacccccaccaccatcaccaccactaccactactaccaccaccaccaccaccaccaccaccaccaccactaccaccaccaccaccatcaccaccaccaccaccaccaccaccatcaccatcaccaccactaccaccaccatcaccaccaccaccaccaccactaccaccaccaccaccaccactaccaccaccaccagcagcaacagCACATCTCTGGGCTTATAGTGCTATTCTCTAGATGGGAGATCAGGCCCAACACTTCCTTTCTATTTTAaccttttatttcatgtatagaGGCTTCAgttgcatttatttatgtgcaccatgtgtgtgcctagagTCTGAgtcagaagtgggtgtcagaCCTTCTCCTGGAATGGAGCAAATGGCTGTGAGGTGCCCTGTGTGTTCTGGAAACTGGActcagattctctgcaagagcaagaggATGGGCTGCTGAGCCACCCTGCCTGCTCTGGGTCCCGGCTTTCTTTCTGCAGAGTTTTCTGTTATGAGAAGACTTGTCACATGGTGTTTGGCTAGTATGAGCCTCAGTGTCTGTGTTTCACAGAGATCTAAAGGACATCATAAGAGGAGAGACCTGTCAGCAGGAAGCGGGAAcggggtggtgggggaggggcagctcaGGTCTTGGGACTGCTGGGAAGTCACTGTCTTAAAGTGGTCAGATGCTCCAGGCACCATTTTCAAGCATAGGTGTGTTCTTTGTTAACCGGCTTTTTGAACACTCTGTCTTCAGTATTCATAAAAGTCCACAACTTCTTCTTGACTACTTTGTGGTTTGGAATTTTTGCACGGTATGGAGGTAGTGTGGTGTGTACATTATATTTTGCATGTGGGGCAGCCCCAGCCACGGAGCAGATAAGGAATTCTGAGATATACGCAGTCAGAGTCAAGCAGCGGCTGTAAATGCCCGGTCGTCTCGGCCTCGCTTGACACCACATGTGGCCAAATGAGTCATGAAAGCTTGTGGCTTCCAGTCAGCTTTTGGGTTTGAAATTATTTGCGTGTAAGCACCAGGAGTTTGTTTTCTTGACTTTAAGGCACATCTTATAATCAACTCAGAAACAATAAAGCTGACTCATGTGAAACTACCCGCCCGCCTTTGCAAAGAACACGCTGGCATATCTGATCGTGGTTCAAAGGTCATCTTGTTTAGCCTGGCCCTGGGTTATACCTCCCTTGTGTGCATCTCACCGGGctgcactgtcactgtcactctgTAAGGAAGGCAGAGCAGCTAAGatacagaggaggagaaggaggcccTGACCAGGTAGGAAGCACGCTGGGAATGGCAGCCCAGCAGTCAGACTTCAGGCTTAAGGCTTTCCATCCAGTGGTTTGTTCAGTGCGCCACACTGCACAGTGTCCACAGGTCATCCAGGCCTTTTGCAATGAGCAAAACAGGGTGAAAAGACACTGAGATTTTATTCCTGTCTTAGAACTGTGTAAGGAGTAAGGTGAGTGGATGTAGGTTCATTTGCTGTAGAAGCTTTGGGAGAGGACAGCGGCTTGTATTTACTAATATGGAGGGATTCATTTGTGCGGCCTTAGAAAGTATGCTCATCTTGTGATACACATGAGTCCAGAGATTTAGGCTTCATAAAAAATGGTgaagcatatgccagcaagatttttgctgacagaaccctgatatagctgtctcttgtgaagctatgccagtgcctggcaaatacagaagtggatgctcacagtcatctattggatggaacacagggccctcaatgaaggagctagagaaagtacccaaggagctgaaggggtctgcaaccctataggaggaagaacaacatgaactaaccagtacccccagagctcttgtctctagctgcatatgtagcagaagatggcctagtcggccattactgggaagagaggccccttggtcttgcaaattttatatgccccagtacagaggaatgccagggccaggaggcggGAGTGTATGGGTTGGGgacagggcggggggagggtataggggactttcaggatagcatttgaaatgtaaatgaagaaaatatctaataaaaaaaaaagaaaagaaaaatggtgaaaatagggctggagagatggctcagtggttaagagcactgactgctcttccagaggtcctgagttcaaatcccaacaaccacatggtggctcacaaccatctgtaatgggatctgatgccctcttctggtgtgtctgaagacagctacaatatatatatgtgtgtgtgtatatacatacacatatatgtatatgtatgtatatatatatgtgtatatatatatatatatatatatatatatatatatatatatagtgaaaatTAAGAACAGAATTGTGATTCTTCTTCCGTTACTCCATGCTCCTTCTTCCGACTGTCAGCCAGTAGAGTCTTCCTAGGGATCTACAGCATGGTGGGGAAAGGTCTCCAGATTCCCCCgccctctgagaggttctatccTGGAATCACGTGGTGTTTAGAAGTGACACCCCATCGAAGGCTACTGGGGAAATCTTCACCGCTGCTACCATTGCAGACTGTCTCCACGCTTCCAGAGTGTCACGAGACACGGCACCCTGTGCCTTACGTCCACTCTGTGAGCCCGGAGGCATGCTATCTGACATTCTGAGAGCTTCAGGAACAAAAGCACCTCTTATTCGAAGATAGCAAACACCAGTGTGTTTGGAAGGGACAGTGCCGTGGTCACACTGAGGGGCAGATGAGACTCCACGGCCTCATCCAACCTAGCTGTTCTGGCATGGGATGTTAAGAGTCTCCGGCTAAGCCTCCACAGTGGAGTCAGACGGCCGTGGCCTGCGTCGGTGTTCTCACGTGCATCCAGCGCCACTGCAGAAGACGAGCTCTTGACGCTGGATGTGTGGTTTTGAAGGCCCTGTCCTCAGCTAGACTGAGTGACATAATCCTGATGAGACTCTCACCAAATTAGGCTTGGCCCTCTGTTCATGTAGGGGATCCGTTCTGGAACCTCCCTGCAAACCAAACATCAACCCAAGGATTTTAGTCCCTTCTACGGCAGCCTAGTGTCTGCATGGTCAACACATTTCCCTTTGCTTTGATTCACCTCTGCGTTTCCTTTGATACCTGCTACAATGGAAGTACTTGCTATAGTGTATAATAGAGGAGTGACGGCGTGTGAAGCAGTCGGTACCTGTTCTGTGCAGATGCAATATTTAATCAATGTTTCCACTAGGCGTTGGCTGGGGAACTCACAGAACAAGGCAATCACCTGAACCCGCCTCCCGGGTGGCCTCCAACACTCTCATGGGCATTTTCTCTCCTCAGCTAATTACAAAGTCCTTTGCCCCCTATTCCTGCCCTGCAGTGACCCTCTGTTCCTTTTGTTCCAGTGCCAGGACTATCGCCGTGGCTGGCTCACGGGCGCCCTGTGCGAGGACCTGTGTGTGGGCGGGGAGCTGCTGTACCAACGCTGCCTGTATTACGAGCGTGGTAAGAAGGTGCTGCAGGCTCAGTGGCGTGGCCGGACCGTTGTCCTCAAATCCAAGAGGGAGGCCTTCTCCAGCTTCCCGCCCCTCACTCtgctggaggaggaagcaggggcaggtgcCCCCGGCATCCCTGAGGCTGAGCTGCTCCTGATGGTGGCCGGGGAGGTCAAGAACACGCTAGGCTTGGAGCTGCCCAACAACAGCATAGCCCCGCTATGGCCTGCCAGGCAGGGCCCTGGCTGGCGGCAACAGCTGGCCAGTGCGTGGTCACTGCTCCAACAGGAGGAATACGTATACTTCAGCCTGCTTCCAGATCTGAGCCGCCACATCCTACCGGTGCTGGGATCCTGCGGTCACTTTTATGCAGTGGAGTACTTGGCTGCTGGTAGCCCTCACCACAAGGCTCTCTTCCCACTGGATGATGCTGGCCAAGCACAGGCT is from Mus musculus strain C57BL/6J chromosome 18, GRCm38.p6 C57BL/6J and encodes:
- the Dipk1c gene encoding divergent protein kinase domain 1C isoform X3 — its product is MCQDYRRGWLTGALCEDLCVGGELLYQRCLYYERGKKVLQAQWRGRTVVLKSKREAFSSFPPLTLLEEEAGAGAPGIPEAELLLMVAGEVKNTLGLELPNNSIAPLWPARQGPGWRQQLASAWSLLQQEEYVYFSLLPDLSRHILPVLGSCGHFYAVEYLAAGSPHHKALFPLDDAGQAQAISHIALSFLDMVSHFDSDFSHRLHLCDVKPENFAIKRDFTVICDKIFRHWFSSTHRSPAVSLQLRLQLQQAVQECAQHGGSSGNSWTASSSVFWKLRWLLQATLKELQEAEK
- the Dipk1c gene encoding divergent protein kinase domain 1C isoform X2; its protein translation is MCQDYRRGWLTGALCEDLCVGGELLYQRCLYYERGKKVLQAQWRGRTVVLKSKREAFSSFPPLTLLEEEAGAGAPGIPEAELLLMVAGEVKNTLGLELPNNSIAPLWPARQGPGWRQQLASAWSLLQQEEYVYFSLLPDLSRHILPVLGSCGHFYAVEYLAAGSPHHKALFPLDDAGQAQAISHIALSFLDMVSHFDSDFSHRLHLCDVKPENFAIKRDFTVVAIDVDMAFFEPKMREILEQNCTGDEDCNFFDCFSKCDLRVHKCGAQRVNSNLQVICDKIFRHWFSSTHRSPAVSLQLRLQLQQAVQECAQHGGSSGNSWTASSSVFWKLRWLLQATLKELQEAEK
- the Dipk1c gene encoding divergent protein kinase domain 1C isoform X1, giving the protein MARAAGERGRAARCGRWRRGALLAFAAWTAGWVLAAALLLRAHPSVLSERCTDEKSRRILAALCQDYRRGWLTGALCEDLCVGGELLYQRCLYYERGKKVLQAQWRGRTVVLKSKREAFSSFPPLTLLEEEAGAGAPGIPEAELLLMVAGEVKNTLGLELPNNSIAPLWPARQGPGWRQQLASAWSLLQQEEYVYFSLLPDLSRHILPVLGSCGHFYAVEYLAAGSPHHKALFPLDDAGQAQAISHIALSFLDMVSHFDSDFSHRLHLCDVKPENFAIKRDFTVICDKIFRHWFSSTHRSPAVSLQLRLQLQQAVQECAQHGGSSGNSWTASSSVFWKLRWLLQATLKELQEAEK